Proteins found in one Miscanthus floridulus cultivar M001 unplaced genomic scaffold, ASM1932011v1 fs_857_1, whole genome shotgun sequence genomic segment:
- the LOC136533330 gene encoding uncharacterized protein, which yields MATCVRKIASEVLGVTKGSGYNSKDTWWWNEDVQKTIKKKKECYKPVKKTTKRAVSEAKGRAYEDLYQRLSTKKEEKGIYGMARARDRKIRDFNQVKCIKDVREQLLGKENEIRHRWQEYFDKLFNGENENTTVQLDDSFDDTNRRFVRRIQESEVRKALKKIKGDKAMGSDGISIKVWRCLEDIAIVWLIKMFNNIFRYNKMPED from the coding sequence atggcaacatgcgttcggaagattgcttcagaggtgcttggagtgaccaaagggagcggatacaactcgaaagacacttggtggtggaatgaagatgtgcaaaagacTATTAAGAAAAAGAAGGAGTGCTATAAGCCGGTAAAGAAGACTacaaaacgagcggtgagtgaggcaaaggggcgagcctatgaggatctttaccaacgtttgagtacgaagaaagaagagaagggcaTATACgggatggctagggctcgcgataggaagataagggacttcaaccaagtcaagtgcataaaggatgtgAGGGAGCAGCTCTTGGGGAAGGAgaatgagatcagacatagatggcaagagtattttgataaattgttcaatggtgagaacgagaacaccaccgtccaactggacgactcgtttgatgacacaaacagacgctttgtgcggaggattcaagaatcagaGGTCAGAAAAGCCTTGAAAAAGATAAAAGGAGACAAAGCGATGGGCTCTGATGGTATctcaatcaaggtgtggagatgtctcgaagatatagctatagtatggctgaTCAAGATGTTCAATAATATCTTTCGATataacaagatgcctgaggattGA